One genomic window of Streptomyces sp. WP-1 includes the following:
- a CDS encoding NAD-dependent epimerase/dehydratase family protein, which produces MGKVVLVTGAARQLGGRFVRRIQRDPEVERVIAVDAVPPAHQLGGADFIQADIRQPSMARVLAETGADTVVHLDVTGTALGGGNRATVKETNVIGTMQLLGACQKSPAVQRLVIKSSTNVYGSAPRDPAVFTETTPAKSLPSGGFAKDTVEVEGYVRGFARRRPDVAVCVLRFANILGPAADTPLASYFALPVLPTVFGYDPRLQFVHEDDVVEVLRLASHEPRRGTLNSGTFNIAGDGVLLLSQCSRRLGRPTVPLLLPAVTWAGSLVRTLGMTDFSPEQFRLLTHGRVVDTVQMRETLGFTPRCTTAEAFADFARGQGAGLLPPEAVAGAVDRIAALALPGGGRPTTQSADRGAR; this is translated from the coding sequence TTGGGCAAGGTCGTGCTCGTCACCGGGGCCGCCCGGCAGCTGGGCGGCCGGTTCGTGCGGCGGATCCAGCGGGACCCGGAGGTCGAGCGGGTGATCGCGGTGGACGCGGTGCCGCCCGCGCACCAGCTGGGCGGAGCCGACTTCATCCAGGCCGACATCCGGCAGCCGAGCATGGCCCGGGTGCTCGCCGAGACCGGCGCCGACACCGTCGTACACCTCGATGTCACCGGCACCGCGCTGGGCGGCGGCAACCGCGCCACGGTGAAGGAGACCAACGTCATCGGCACCATGCAGCTGCTCGGCGCCTGCCAGAAGTCGCCGGCGGTGCAGCGGCTGGTGATCAAGTCCAGCACCAATGTGTACGGCTCCGCGCCGCGCGATCCCGCCGTGTTCACGGAGACCACCCCGGCCAAGTCGCTGCCCAGCGGCGGGTTCGCGAAGGACACCGTCGAGGTCGAGGGGTATGTGCGCGGGTTCGCCCGGCGGCGGCCCGATGTGGCCGTGTGCGTGCTGCGGTTCGCCAACATCCTCGGTCCGGCCGCGGACACCCCGCTCGCCTCGTACTTCGCGCTGCCGGTGCTGCCGACCGTGTTCGGCTACGACCCGCGGCTCCAGTTCGTGCACGAGGACGACGTGGTGGAGGTGCTGCGGCTCGCCTCGCACGAGCCGCGCCGGGGCACCCTCAACAGCGGCACGTTCAACATCGCCGGGGACGGGGTGCTGCTGCTGTCGCAGTGCTCCCGGCGGCTCGGGCGGCCCACCGTGCCGCTGCTGCTGCCCGCGGTCACCTGGGCCGGCTCCCTGGTCCGTACGCTGGGTATGACGGACTTCTCACCGGAGCAGTTCAGACTGCTGACCCATGGGCGGGTCGTGGACACCGTCCAGATGCGCGAGACGCTGGGGTTCACGCCCCGTTGTACGACGGCGGAGGCGTTCGCGGACTTCGCCCGGGGCCAGGGCGCGGGGCTGCTGCCGCCGGAGGCCGTCGCGGGAGCCGTCGACCGGATCGCCGCGCTCGCCCTGCCGGGCGGCGGCCGGCCCACGACGCAGAGCGCCGACCGAGGAGCGCGGTAA
- a CDS encoding 30S ribosomal protein bS22, translating into MGSVIKKRRKRMAKKKHRKLLKRTRVQRRNKK; encoded by the coding sequence GTGGGCTCTGTTATCAAGAAGCGGCGCAAGCGGATGGCCAAGAAGAAGCACCGCAAGCTGCTCAAGCGCACGCGCGTTCAGCGCCGCAACAAGAAGTAA
- a CDS encoding helix-turn-helix domain-containing protein, with the protein MAAAGERPLNEVQFLTVAEVATVMRVSKMTVYRLVHSGHLPAIRVGRSFRVPEQAVHEYLRDSYVGVETA; encoded by the coding sequence ATGGCCGCAGCTGGCGAGAGGCCTCTGAACGAGGTTCAGTTCCTGACCGTGGCGGAGGTCGCCACGGTGATGCGAGTGTCGAAGATGACCGTGTACCGCCTGGTGCACAGCGGTCATCTGCCCGCGATCCGGGTGGGGCGGTCCTTCCGTGTCCCCGAACAAGCGGTCCACGAGTACCTCCGCGACAGCTATGTGGGGGTGGAGACGGCCTGA
- a CDS encoding phosphatase: MASVLAYLSAARLAGVVETPRERSLRRYRQFAARDPRVLLGIDPQGAWGEPELLALMARRCGVSADPRHRSGPDVIDPVRTLAALDAFAERLGAAARRHTPVLFGTGHPRSLLGFYAALADALSAAGCEVLTPAQGRCVDILTRFGLRTHRVDYVRRVALVRETGSGRPGCEPGAHCHSPLPVRVVLEAAAVAGTPLPELVVGDHGWLCGAGQLGFEAIGPADSDDPAPFVGQAQGAVRVVVPLDDGVRSSHYLPLTRYVLKRACLSQ, translated from the coding sequence ATCGCAAGCGTGTTGGCCTACCTGTCCGCCGCCCGGCTGGCCGGGGTCGTCGAGACGCCGCGGGAGCGGAGTCTGCGGAGGTACCGTCAGTTCGCGGCCCGCGATCCCCGGGTGCTGCTCGGGATCGACCCGCAAGGGGCCTGGGGCGAGCCGGAGTTGCTCGCGTTGATGGCGCGCAGGTGTGGTGTTTCGGCCGATCCCCGGCACCGCTCGGGGCCGGATGTGATCGATCCGGTACGGACGCTCGCCGCGCTGGACGCCTTCGCGGAACGGCTCGGGGCGGCTGCGCGGCGTCACACACCGGTGCTGTTCGGCACCGGGCACCCCCGCTCGCTGCTGGGTTTCTACGCCGCCCTCGCGGACGCCCTCTCGGCGGCGGGATGTGAGGTCCTCACCCCCGCGCAGGGTCGCTGTGTCGACATATTGACCCGGTTCGGTCTACGCACGCACCGCGTCGACTACGTACGACGCGTCGCGTTGGTGCGGGAAACCGGGAGCGGGCGCCCCGGTTGTGAGCCAGGCGCGCACTGCCATTCCCCGCTGCCGGTCAGGGTCGTCCTGGAGGCCGCGGCGGTCGCCGGCACACCGCTGCCCGAGCTGGTCGTCGGCGACCACGGCTGGCTCTGCGGCGCAGGTCAGCTGGGGTTCGAGGCGATCGGTCCGGCCGACTCCGACGATCCCGCGCCGTTCGTCGGCCAGGCGCAGGGCGCCGTCCGCGTCGTCGTACCCCTGGACGACGGAGTCCGGTCTAGTCACTACCTGCCACTCACCCGCTACGTACTCAAACGCGCGTGTCTGTCACAGTAG
- a CDS encoding acetoin utilization protein AcuC gives MSGRAQLMWDEAVTGYDFGHGHPMDPVRLALTRKLIGALGVDRELEIVAAKPAGESTLRLVHRDDYIEAVKAASADPAGADTSYGLGTPDDPAFAGMHEVSALIAGQSVAAAEAVWRGEALHAVNFTGGLHHAMPGAASGFCVYNDAALAIARLLELGVERVAYVDVDVHHGDGVQAAFWEDPRVLTISVHEHPRTLFPQSGWPQETGAGAGEGAAVNLPLPAGTGDAGWVRAFHAVVPELLADFRPQVLVSQHGADTHFEDPLAHLAVSLDAQRAVQLACHELAHEYADGKWVALGGGGYAVVEVVPRSWTHLVAIAAGRPVTPETVIPEGWRQEVYARTRELAPQRMTDGRWPVSWAPWEGGYDPADRLDQSVLATRRSAFPLRGLLP, from the coding sequence ATGAGCGGCCGCGCACAGCTGATGTGGGACGAGGCAGTAACGGGCTATGACTTCGGCCACGGGCACCCGATGGACCCGGTACGGCTGGCGCTGACCCGGAAGCTGATCGGTGCCCTGGGGGTCGACCGGGAGCTGGAGATCGTCGCGGCGAAGCCGGCCGGGGAGTCCACGCTGCGCCTCGTCCACCGGGACGACTACATCGAGGCGGTGAAGGCCGCGTCGGCGGATCCGGCGGGCGCCGACACCTCGTACGGGCTCGGGACGCCGGACGATCCCGCGTTCGCCGGGATGCACGAGGTGTCCGCGCTGATCGCGGGGCAGTCGGTGGCGGCGGCGGAGGCGGTGTGGCGCGGCGAGGCCCTGCACGCCGTGAACTTCACCGGCGGGCTGCACCACGCGATGCCGGGGGCCGCGTCCGGGTTCTGCGTGTACAACGACGCGGCGCTCGCCATCGCGCGGCTGCTGGAACTGGGCGTCGAGCGGGTCGCGTACGTGGATGTGGACGTGCACCACGGGGACGGGGTGCAGGCCGCGTTCTGGGAGGACCCGCGGGTGCTGACGATCTCGGTGCACGAGCATCCCCGCACGCTGTTCCCGCAGTCCGGGTGGCCGCAGGAGACCGGCGCCGGGGCGGGGGAGGGCGCGGCGGTGAATCTGCCGCTGCCGGCCGGGACGGGGGACGCGGGGTGGGTGCGGGCCTTCCACGCGGTGGTGCCGGAGCTGCTCGCGGACTTCCGGCCGCAGGTGCTGGTCTCCCAGCACGGGGCGGACACGCACTTCGAGGATCCGCTCGCGCATCTCGCGGTCTCGCTGGACGCGCAGCGGGCGGTGCAACTGGCGTGCCATGAGCTGGCGCACGAGTACGCCGACGGGAAGTGGGTCGCGCTGGGCGGGGGCGGTTACGCGGTGGTGGAGGTCGTGCCCCGCTCCTGGACGCATCTCGTGGCGATCGCGGCGGGGCGGCCGGTCACCCCGGAGACGGTGATCCCCGAGGGCTGGCGCCAGGAGGTCTACGCCCGCACCCGCGAGCTGGCCCCCCAGCGGATGACGGACGGCCGCTGGCCGGTCTCCTGGGCCCCGTGGGAGGGCGGTTACGATCCCGCCGACCGCCTGGACCAGTCCGTCCTGGCGACCCGCCGCTCGGCGTTCCCCCTGCGGGGCCTGCTCCCCTAG
- a CDS encoding MFS transporter, with product MTELLRRGRASLAFAFFAQGAAFALLVTRIPAIQDRYGISDALLPVFLAAVPVLAGVGSVTTEQLVKRVRPSRLLRWSQPVVLLALLAAGAGGQGQLAAVAVALGVFGLAVGMLDASMNMLGVSLQRSYGRSIMLSFHAAYSLGGIVGASLAWAGAHWQLALWVSYLPVVAVLLPATLVGSRWYVDGDAAAPVARGSGGGGVVFRLLLPLCLVMTFAYIGDSTVSNWSAKYLKDVLGSSEQLATVPYNVYMVTTLVGRALGDFGVRRFGAAAVVRLGALVAAGGFAVVAAAPGAWVGMLGFTLLGLGLCVLVPQTFAAAGRLFPGASDAAVARLNIFNYVGFLVGSPLVGAVGDAWSYRGAMLLPMVLVLVTLVYAGSFATSAGRYGGGHERPRTADVGRGSNGL from the coding sequence ATGACTGAACTGCTGCGGCGAGGCAGGGCCTCTTTGGCGTTCGCCTTCTTCGCCCAGGGCGCCGCCTTCGCCCTGCTGGTGACGCGCATCCCCGCCATCCAGGACCGGTACGGCATCTCCGATGCCCTGCTACCGGTCTTTCTGGCTGCCGTGCCGGTGCTCGCGGGCGTCGGCAGCGTCACCACCGAGCAGTTGGTCAAGCGGGTCCGGCCCAGCCGGCTGCTGCGCTGGTCCCAGCCGGTGGTGCTGCTCGCGCTGCTGGCCGCCGGGGCGGGCGGACAGGGGCAGTTGGCCGCGGTGGCGGTGGCGCTCGGGGTGTTCGGGCTGGCGGTGGGGATGCTGGACGCCTCGATGAACATGCTCGGGGTCAGCCTCCAGCGGTCGTACGGCCGCAGCATCATGCTGAGCTTCCACGCCGCGTACAGCCTGGGCGGCATCGTCGGCGCCTCGCTCGCGTGGGCCGGGGCGCACTGGCAGCTCGCGCTGTGGGTGTCGTACCTGCCCGTGGTGGCGGTCCTGCTGCCGGCGACGCTCGTGGGCAGCCGGTGGTACGTCGACGGGGACGCGGCGGCGCCGGTGGCGCGGGGAAGCGGCGGAGGGGGCGTGGTCTTCCGGCTGCTGCTGCCGCTGTGCCTGGTGATGACCTTCGCGTACATCGGGGACTCGACGGTCTCCAACTGGAGCGCGAAGTACCTGAAGGACGTGCTCGGCAGCTCGGAGCAGCTGGCGACGGTGCCGTACAACGTGTACATGGTAACCACGCTGGTCGGGCGGGCCCTGGGGGACTTCGGGGTACGGCGGTTCGGCGCGGCGGCGGTCGTACGGCTCGGGGCGCTGGTGGCGGCCGGGGGGTTCGCGGTGGTGGCCGCGGCGCCCGGGGCGTGGGTGGGGATGCTCGGGTTCACGCTGCTGGGCCTCGGGCTGTGCGTGCTGGTGCCGCAGACCTTCGCGGCGGCCGGGCGGCTGTTCCCCGGGGCGTCGGACGCGGCGGTCGCGCGGCTGAACATCTTCAATTACGTCGGATTCCTGGTCGGATCGCCGTTGGTGGGCGCGGTGGGAGACGCCTGGAGCTATCGCGGGGCGATGCTGCTCCCGATGGTGTTGGTGCTGGTGACGCTCGTGTACGCCGGGTCGTTCGCGACGAGTGCGGGCCGATACGGTGGCGGGCATGAGCGGCCGCGCACAGCTGATGTGGGACGAGGCAGTAACGGGCTATGA
- a CDS encoding VC0807 family protein: MTKNTGNHSRNTQQNPSMLDNLKPLIVDVVVPIGAYYVLKDALGASTVAALAWSSVVPAARTVWGLVRERRANALACLILVVNLVSLLVSTLAGDPRLMLAKDGAVSSTVGIGILLSVRLGRPMMTTAVMPFLVKGDAVKEAAWARLTGGTSVRSAAFRQRERLFSVVWGVALLAECVARVVGAYTVPVDTMVWLGTVVLIATMVVAFRVSGVLAAGPMERLLEAEAAKTETVEAEGNSPLAMSTHK; this comes from the coding sequence ATGACGAAGAACACGGGGAACCACAGCCGGAACACCCAGCAGAACCCCAGCATGCTGGACAACCTCAAGCCGCTCATCGTCGACGTGGTCGTGCCCATCGGCGCGTACTACGTCCTCAAGGACGCCCTCGGCGCGAGCACCGTCGCGGCGCTCGCCTGGAGCAGTGTGGTGCCGGCGGCGCGCACCGTGTGGGGCCTGGTGCGCGAGCGCCGGGCCAACGCGCTGGCCTGCCTGATCCTGGTGGTCAACCTCGTCTCCCTGCTGGTGAGCACGCTCGCCGGGGACCCGCGGCTGATGCTCGCCAAGGACGGCGCGGTCAGCAGCACCGTCGGCATCGGCATCCTGCTCTCGGTCCGGCTCGGCCGGCCGATGATGACCACCGCGGTGATGCCCTTCCTGGTGAAGGGCGACGCGGTCAAGGAGGCCGCCTGGGCGCGGCTGACCGGCGGCACCTCGGTCCGGTCCGCGGCCTTCAGGCAGCGGGAGCGGCTGTTCTCCGTCGTCTGGGGCGTGGCGCTGCTCGCCGAGTGCGTCGCCCGGGTCGTCGGCGCCTACACCGTCCCCGTGGACACCATGGTCTGGCTCGGCACCGTCGTCCTGATCGCCACGATGGTGGTCGCCTTCCGGGTCAGCGGGGTGCTGGCCGCGGGCCCGATGGAGAGGCTGCTGGAGGCCGAGGCCGCCAAGACCGAGACCGTCGAAGCTGAAGGAAATTCACCTTTGGCGATGTCTACCCACAAGTAA
- a CDS encoding HAD family phosphatase has product MRYDLIIFDNDGVLVDSEPISNRHLAAYLTELGIETSYEDSLRDYMGSAMHRVHDLVLERTGRRLPADFDDVFHARVFAAFERELGPVPGAAEVLEKLAADGVPYCVASSGSHERIRVGHRATGLDRWFREERIFSSQDVGKGKPEPDLFLYAAERMGVAPGRCAVVEDSPLGVRAAVAAGMDVYGFTAMTPAERLTGATQLFGDMRELPDLLK; this is encoded by the coding sequence ATGCGCTATGACCTGATCATCTTCGACAACGACGGCGTCCTGGTGGACAGCGAGCCGATCTCCAACCGACACCTGGCGGCCTACCTCACCGAGCTGGGGATCGAGACGTCGTACGAGGACTCCCTGCGCGACTACATGGGATCGGCGATGCACCGGGTGCACGATCTCGTCCTGGAGCGCACCGGGCGGCGGCTGCCCGCCGACTTCGACGACGTCTTCCACGCCCGGGTCTTCGCCGCGTTCGAGCGGGAGTTGGGGCCCGTGCCCGGCGCCGCCGAGGTGCTGGAGAAGCTGGCCGCGGACGGGGTGCCGTACTGCGTGGCCTCCTCCGGGAGCCATGAGCGGATCAGGGTGGGGCACCGCGCCACCGGGCTCGACCGGTGGTTCCGGGAGGAGCGGATCTTCAGCTCCCAGGACGTCGGCAAGGGCAAGCCCGAGCCCGACCTCTTCCTGTACGCGGCCGAGCGGATGGGCGTCGCCCCCGGGCGGTGCGCGGTCGTGGAGGACTCCCCGCTGGGCGTCCGCGCGGCCGTGGCGGCCGGGATGGACGTGTACGGGTTCACCGCGATGACCCCGGCCGAGCGGCTCACCGGTGCCACCCAACTGTTCGGGGACATGCGGGAGTTGCCCGACCTGCTGAAATGA
- a CDS encoding DUF3050 domain-containing protein gives MTMSRYKSSVEHPEVLALKGHIAAVRTEVTGHPLYTSFHSRRDVAVFMEHHAFAVWDFMSLLKSLQRQLTCTSVPWVPQGPVASRRLINEITLVEESDEWGEGFTSHFELYRAAMDDAGADPGPLDAFLGLLRTGTPVPKALVAAGAPLPVRDFVGATWNVIETAPVHVQAAVFAFGREDLIPEMFEQVVRIDDRDGSLARFKDYLHRHIEVDADEHTPMAMRMLVDLCGDDARKWAECAGAVREALGERARFWDAILRQLREGGLATGS, from the coding sequence ATGACGATGTCCCGTTATAAGTCCTCCGTCGAGCACCCCGAAGTCCTCGCCCTGAAAGGGCACATCGCAGCCGTCCGCACCGAGGTCACCGGTCACCCCCTCTACACGAGCTTCCACAGCCGCCGGGACGTCGCGGTGTTCATGGAGCACCACGCGTTCGCCGTATGGGACTTCATGTCGTTGCTGAAGAGCCTCCAGCGGCAGCTGACCTGCACCAGCGTGCCGTGGGTGCCCCAGGGCCCGGTCGCCTCCCGCCGGCTGATCAACGAGATCACCCTGGTGGAGGAGAGCGACGAGTGGGGCGAGGGATTCACCTCCCACTTCGAGCTGTACCGGGCCGCGATGGACGACGCCGGCGCCGACCCCGGACCACTGGACGCCTTCCTCGGCCTGCTCCGCACCGGCACCCCCGTCCCCAAGGCCCTCGTGGCCGCCGGAGCGCCGCTCCCGGTACGGGACTTCGTCGGCGCGACCTGGAACGTCATCGAGACCGCCCCGGTGCATGTCCAGGCCGCCGTGTTCGCCTTCGGGCGCGAGGACCTGATCCCGGAGATGTTCGAGCAGGTCGTCCGCATCGACGACCGCGACGGAAGCCTCGCCAGGTTCAAGGACTACCTCCACCGGCACATCGAGGTCGACGCCGACGAACACACCCCCATGGCCATGCGCATGCTGGTGGACCTGTGCGGCGACGACGCCCGGAAATGGGCGGAGTGCGCCGGCGCGGTGCGCGAGGCGCTGGGCGAGCGGGCCCGGTTCTGGGACGCCATCCTGCGGCAGCTCCGCGAAGGGGGCCTGGCCACCGGCTCTTAG